Proteins found in one Nitratiruptor sp. SB155-2 genomic segment:
- a CDS encoding tRNA 2-thiocytidine biosynthesis TtcA family protein: MKRAEFTKKLIKQIARTNVEFELLKEGDRVLVGLSGGKDSLTLVHALKHIQRVAPYDFTFKAVTISYGMGENYDFLTKHCEEYGIEHTVYETEIFDLAKEKIRTNSSYCSFFSRMRRGALYTYALQNGFNKLALGHHLDDAIESFFMNMFYNGAMRSMPPIYKSSKGLYVIRPLIETREKQLRGFVERNGFMAIGDEMCPAMRFDIKEPYVRENMKAFVSELEGRFRDVVKYIKASFRHIHDDTFFDKERLKV, from the coding sequence ATGAAGCGGGCAGAATTTACGAAAAAGCTGATCAAACAGATTGCTCGGACGAATGTGGAGTTTGAACTACTCAAAGAGGGCGATAGAGTCTTAGTGGGTCTGAGCGGAGGCAAAGACTCTTTGACGCTTGTGCATGCCCTCAAACATATCCAAAGAGTGGCACCCTATGATTTTACCTTCAAAGCTGTGACGATCAGCTATGGCATGGGGGAAAATTATGACTTTTTAACGAAGCACTGCGAAGAGTACGGAATCGAGCATACAGTGTATGAGACGGAGATTTTTGATCTAGCCAAAGAGAAGATCCGAACCAACTCATCCTATTGCAGTTTCTTTTCGAGAATGAGGCGGGGTGCTTTATACACCTATGCGTTGCAAAACGGCTTTAACAAACTGGCTCTTGGCCACCATCTCGATGATGCGATCGAGAGTTTTTTTATGAATATGTTCTATAACGGGGCGATGCGTTCGATGCCTCCAATCTACAAGAGCTCAAAAGGACTCTATGTCATTCGACCATTGATCGAGACCCGTGAAAAACAGCTTCGAGGATTTGTAGAGCGTAACGGTTTTATGGCCATTGGGGATGAGATGTGTCCTGCCATGCGATTTGATATCAAAGAGCCTTATGTTCGTGAAAATATGAAAGCATTTGTTTCAGAGTTAGAGGGTCGATTTCGTGATGTGGTAAAATATATCAAAGCCTCATTTCGTCATATTCATGACGATACTTTTTTCGATAAAGAGCGTCTGAAGGTCTGA
- a CDS encoding putative bifunctional diguanylate cyclase/phosphodiesterase has protein sequence MVKGTSIQLWDTPLRMVAIFDISEIVEKDKMIDFLSNYDFLTGLYNRKYFLEFIQEVFPYYSTHSLYGALFFIDIDNFREINEIRGYEVGDLLLKEIAKRLKTTVRKESLIARVGGDEFLLFCDLKEKDREKVRIFSSSFAGRLKKELEKLYVIDDQEINITISIGIALIEPNLDIALLLRQADIALYNAKENRKSRIIFFNSKYFKTLKEKSKIKEKIKEGLKNDQFFLAFQKKVRLENQTPVVVGYEALVRWELNGQIIPPDKFIPIAEENGLIIEIGSYILQKVCSYLQKYNEKISVNISPKQFEDDLFVKRVINIINKYNINPNNLIFEITENILLENIDEAISKIKQLKNIGISFSIDDFGTGFSSFEYLKTLPLAELKIDKIFVKNVVDNSNDYAIVEAITKIGHIFDLKVVAEGVETREQLQILEEIGVDIFQGFYFGRPEIH, from the coding sequence TTGGTTAAAGGTACAAGTATTCAGCTTTGGGATACACCTTTACGCATGGTTGCCATTTTCGATATTTCTGAAATTGTTGAAAAAGATAAAATGATCGATTTTCTATCCAATTATGATTTTTTAACAGGTCTTTATAATAGAAAGTATTTTTTGGAATTTATTCAAGAAGTCTTTCCTTATTATTCAACCCATTCTTTATATGGTGCACTTTTTTTTATTGATATTGATAATTTTAGAGAGATCAATGAGATTCGTGGATATGAAGTGGGAGATCTTCTTTTAAAAGAGATTGCCAAGAGACTAAAAACTACTGTTCGAAAAGAGTCTTTGATAGCAAGAGTCGGAGGTGATGAATTTCTTCTTTTTTGTGATTTAAAAGAAAAAGATAGAGAAAAAGTCCGCATTTTTAGTTCTAGTTTCGCTGGGCGATTAAAAAAAGAGTTGGAAAAACTGTATGTGATTGATGATCAAGAAATTAATATCACAATTAGTATTGGCATTGCACTGATTGAACCAAATTTGGATATTGCATTATTGTTGCGACAAGCAGATATTGCATTATATAATGCCAAAGAGAATCGAAAAAGTCGTATTATTTTTTTTAATTCCAAATATTTTAAAACATTGAAAGAAAAAAGCAAAATAAAAGAAAAAATCAAAGAGGGGCTTAAAAACGATCAGTTCTTTTTAGCTTTTCAAAAAAAGGTGCGATTAGAAAATCAAACTCCTGTTGTTGTAGGATATGAGGCTCTTGTTCGATGGGAACTAAATGGACAGATTATTCCTCCAGATAAATTCATTCCTATAGCCGAAGAGAATGGTTTGATCATAGAAATTGGTTCATATATATTACAGAAAGTCTGTTCGTATCTTCAAAAATATAATGAAAAAATTTCTGTCAATATTAGTCCTAAACAGTTTGAAGATGATTTATTTGTTAAAAGAGTTATAAACATAATAAATAAATATAACATAAATCCTAATAATCTCATCTTTGAAATAACAGAAAATATATTGCTGGAAAATATAGATGAAGCTATTAGCAAAATAAAACAATTGAAAAATATCGGTATTTCGTTTAGTATCGATGATTTTGGTACAGGTTTTTCTTCCTTTGAGTATTTGAAAACATTACCATTGGCTGAACTTAAGATCGATAAAATATTTGTAAAAAATGTTGTCGATAATTCTAATGATTATGCAATAGTTGAAGCAATAACAAAAATTGGTCACATTTTTGATTTAAAAGTTGTTGCAGAAGGCGTTGAGACAAGAGAGCAGTTGCAAATTCTTGAAGAAATTGGAGTAGACATTTTTCAAGGATTCTATTTTGGACGGCCTGAAATACATTAA
- a CDS encoding EscU/YscU/HrcU family type III secretion system export apparatus switch protein, producing the protein MKKKAVALRYEKKSSNAPKVIAKGEGYRAQKIIELAHEYGIELYEDPDLVEVLSKVELHEEIPQKLYVAVAKLLAYIYRKKKERR; encoded by the coding sequence ATGAAAAAAAAGGCAGTGGCGCTTCGATATGAGAAAAAAAGTTCGAATGCGCCAAAGGTTATTGCAAAAGGTGAAGGGTACAGGGCACAAAAAATAATCGAACTGGCACATGAATACGGTATTGAACTCTATGAAGATCCCGATTTGGTTGAGGTTCTTTCAAAAGTTGAGTTACATGAGGAGATACCGCAGAAACTCTATGTGGCGGTAGCCAAGTTATTGGCCTATATTTATCGAAAGAAAAAGGAGAGAAGATGA
- a CDS encoding ExbD/TolR family protein, with protein MFDWDEKPELNITPLVDVMLVLLAILMVAAPAIVYQEDINLPQGSKTKSYQKVKSIQIKITKDKTITVGKERLNYKNFADSFIMLANRFDRKTPVYIAADKSLRYGDIMYVLKVVKEAGFSKVSLITNG; from the coding sequence ATGTTTGATTGGGACGAAAAACCTGAACTCAATATAACACCCCTTGTCGATGTAATGTTGGTACTCTTGGCTATTTTGATGGTGGCTGCACCTGCTATTGTCTATCAAGAAGATATCAATCTTCCCCAGGGATCGAAAACAAAAAGCTACCAAAAAGTGAAAAGCATTCAGATAAAGATTACAAAGGATAAAACGATTACCGTTGGAAAAGAGAGATTGAATTACAAAAATTTTGCCGACAGCTTCATCATGCTTGCGAACAGATTCGATAGAAAAACACCAGTATATATTGCTGCGGACAAGTCATTGCGCTACGGTGATATCATGTATGTTCTCAAAGTTGTGAAGGAAGCTGGATTTTCAAAGGTGTCGCTTATAACAAATGGATAG
- a CDS encoding 5'-methylthioadenosine/adenosylhomocysteine nucleosidase, with product MKIAIMGAMIEEIEPILSRLDSTFSTDEPLEYIIEHMQNIKLHYIAGNRYFEAKYKGHEIIVAYSKIGKVYASLTANVLIQHFKVEKLLFSGVAGAISEDLHIGDLIMAKRLCQHDLDITAFGHPYGYVPEGKVYVESDPVLREIAKDVAKQMQVPLKEGTIATGDQFIADPKRKEWIQKTFDADALEMEGAAVAVVCDAFDIPFFILRSISDAADMDASFDFDTFLKSSSKRSAEFILKMVDAIIQ from the coding sequence ATGAAAATAGCGATCATGGGCGCTATGATAGAGGAGATTGAGCCGATTTTAAGCAGGCTCGACTCCACATTCAGTACGGATGAGCCTCTTGAGTATATCATCGAACATATGCAAAATATCAAACTGCACTATATCGCCGGCAACAGATATTTTGAAGCGAAGTACAAGGGCCATGAGATTATCGTTGCATACAGCAAGATAGGAAAAGTCTACGCTTCTTTGACAGCAAACGTATTGATACAGCATTTCAAGGTCGAGAAACTCCTTTTCAGTGGTGTTGCCGGAGCTATCAGCGAAGATTTGCACATTGGCGATCTTATCATGGCCAAGAGACTGTGCCAGCATGATCTGGATATCACGGCCTTTGGTCATCCGTACGGATATGTTCCAGAAGGCAAAGTGTATGTGGAAAGTGATCCCGTTTTACGAGAGATCGCAAAAGATGTGGCAAAGCAGATGCAAGTTCCTTTGAAAGAGGGCACCATCGCAACAGGTGATCAGTTTATAGCCGATCCCAAAAGAAAAGAATGGATTCAAAAAACCTTTGATGCGGACGCTTTGGAGATGGAGGGCGCCGCTGTGGCAGTTGTATGTGATGCTTTTGATATACCTTTTTTTATCCTCCGTTCCATCAGTGATGCGGCGGATATGGATGCGAGCTTTGATTTTGATACATTTTTGAAAAGTTCATCCAAGCGAAGCGCAGAATTTATCTTAAAAATGGTGGATGCGATTATCCAATGA
- a CDS encoding FKBP-type peptidyl-prolyl cis-trans isomerase: protein MAIQDNNVVGIEYTVKDAKTGEVIDSNVGQKPLRFITGKGQIIPGLESKIKEMNVGENADVLVQAEEAYGQKDENAVQTLPREQFQGIDLQEGMTLYGQGENGETVQVTVKSFNDNEVTIDFNHPLAGKDLMFTVAIKEVREATPEEVMTGQVQEEEHCGSGSCGCSH, encoded by the coding sequence ATGGCGATTCAAGATAATAATGTAGTAGGCATCGAATATACAGTAAAAGATGCTAAGACTGGTGAAGTGATTGACAGTAATGTCGGTCAAAAGCCATTACGATTTATAACCGGGAAAGGCCAAATTATTCCAGGACTCGAATCAAAAATCAAAGAGATGAATGTAGGCGAAAACGCAGATGTTCTTGTACAAGCGGAAGAAGCATATGGTCAAAAAGATGAAAATGCTGTCCAGACTCTTCCAAGAGAGCAGTTCCAAGGAATTGATCTTCAAGAGGGAATGACGCTCTATGGACAGGGAGAAAATGGAGAAACTGTTCAAGTTACTGTAAAATCTTTTAACGATAACGAAGTTACTATTGATTTCAACCATCCATTGGCTGGAAAAGATCTTATGTTTACTGTAGCTATCAAAGAGGTTCGAGAAGCAACTCCAGAAGAGGTTATGACGGGACAAGTCCAAGAAGAAGAGCACTGCGGAAGCGGCAGCTGCGGCTGTAGTCACTAA
- a CDS encoding methyl-accepting chemotaxis protein, with the protein MGFIKKHLDKQMSVEEKNTQKSDKHGLDLDLNTASIEEIAQKLNERTADGLAAIEEIKGTMEQIAAAAEENAGAAEESLSAIDEINKNAQILENDSNLILDISEKFMELIKGANQSILEDKEKMRVTAGLAEEIANKANILYDSSKEIDNAVNLITKLAKKTSLLALNAAIEAARAKEKGKSFTIMASEIRQIASKSNRYVVNIKDIVQITQEKIGVAKDVMNKLHTSMQEAEKIALDSSNNMHYIMNLIQESNKLTLTVVDAVKRTAKEVNALHRSAEIIASAAEESASAVSEITNTISQQVEAFAQAEVAAKMIKNLVDKLEGNDKKAVVDELASASEELTSTNEEIERSMEQTVEALEQIEEAANIAKEDAKKAEQVAHQTLQEAARAKDLLHELFENIKKIDQIFEGVIQDLKKIKSMALENTKSSEDVIPALDFINSKINALNDMIRKIELSIVQISALSINGSVEAIRAGEFGNGFSEVSRDIKELANSSEENLDKVIKTINKVKEENDQINVLVNNIILTQRAENEKLDRIEYELANNKENLIKVLEAVEKGVTRVEHIFQALEQSKIAAEQILEAANISHKNASESREAANIILKISRDMKELSAKLFEIASVLSGEE; encoded by the coding sequence ATGGGTTTTATCAAAAAACACTTAGACAAACAGATGTCTGTTGAAGAGAAAAATACTCAAAAAAGTGATAAGCATGGTTTAGATTTGGATCTGAATACTGCAAGTATTGAAGAGATAGCACAAAAACTAAATGAGAGAACTGCAGATGGTTTAGCAGCTATCGAAGAGATAAAAGGGACGATGGAACAAATTGCCGCAGCAGCAGAAGAGAATGCAGGGGCGGCTGAGGAGAGTCTAAGTGCAATAGATGAGATTAATAAAAACGCACAAATATTAGAAAATGATAGCAATCTTATTTTAGATATTTCTGAAAAATTTATGGAACTCATAAAGGGTGCAAATCAAAGTATATTGGAAGATAAAGAAAAAATGCGTGTTACGGCAGGTTTAGCTGAAGAGATAGCCAATAAAGCAAATATATTATATGATTCATCTAAAGAGATAGATAATGCAGTTAACTTGATTACAAAACTTGCGAAAAAAACCTCTTTGTTAGCTCTTAATGCAGCGATAGAAGCTGCAAGGGCAAAAGAAAAAGGAAAAAGCTTCACCATTATGGCTTCTGAAATCCGTCAGATTGCATCAAAATCCAATAGATACGTTGTTAACATTAAAGATATTGTTCAAATAACGCAAGAAAAGATTGGCGTAGCAAAAGATGTGATGAATAAACTCCATACTTCGATGCAGGAAGCGGAAAAAATTGCTCTTGACAGCTCAAATAATATGCACTATATCATGAATCTAATTCAAGAATCAAACAAACTGACATTAACTGTTGTGGATGCAGTGAAACGAACGGCAAAAGAGGTAAATGCTCTACATAGAAGTGCGGAAATTATTGCTAGTGCTGCTGAAGAGAGTGCTAGTGCAGTCAGTGAGATCACTAATACAATCTCACAGCAGGTTGAAGCCTTTGCACAAGCAGAAGTTGCAGCGAAAATGATCAAGAATCTTGTCGATAAGTTGGAAGGAAACGATAAAAAAGCTGTTGTGGATGAGTTGGCTTCTGCTTCAGAAGAGCTCACAAGTACCAATGAGGAGATTGAACGTTCGATGGAACAGACTGTTGAAGCTTTAGAACAGATAGAAGAGGCAGCCAATATTGCTAAAGAAGATGCTAAAAAAGCGGAACAAGTGGCACATCAAACGTTGCAAGAAGCAGCCCGTGCAAAAGATTTGTTACATGAACTTTTTGAAAACATCAAAAAAATCGATCAAATATTTGAAGGTGTTATACAAGATCTTAAAAAAATAAAATCTATGGCATTAGAGAATACCAAATCATCTGAAGATGTAATACCAGCTCTCGATTTTATTAATTCAAAAATCAATGCACTTAACGATATGATTCGTAAAATTGAGCTCTCCATTGTTCAAATTTCTGCCCTTTCTATCAATGGTTCGGTAGAGGCGATACGAGCAGGTGAATTTGGCAATGGTTTTAGTGAAGTTAGCCGCGATATAAAAGAGCTTGCGAATAGTTCAGAAGAGAATCTAGATAAAGTTATCAAGACAATTAATAAAGTAAAAGAGGAGAATGATCAAATCAATGTGTTAGTCAATAATATCATTTTGACTCAGCGAGCAGAAAATGAGAAACTAGATCGTATAGAGTATGAGCTTGCTAATAATAAAGAGAACCTCATCAAAGTTTTAGAAGCTGTGGAAAAAGGTGTGACACGAGTTGAACATATTTTTCAAGCTCTCGAACAGAGTAAAATTGCTGCAGAACAGATTTTAGAAGCGGCAAATATTTCTCACAAAAATGCTTCAGAGTCGAGAGAAGCGGCAAATATTATCTTAAAGATTAGTCGGGATATGAAAGAGCTCTCTGCAAAACTTTTTGAGATTGCATCAGTATTGTCTGGAGAAGAGTAA
- the tolB gene encoding Tol-Pal system protein TolB — MARLIFFVLLSLTLYAQDMTLEIVKDVGNRPKIVVEDHSSNINYMLRKKFLKLINADLEVTSHFDVLKDESGVHNEGYLLKYELMYDDYGHLCAEILFADLVQKVILLKKRYKISDNDRYPFLAHRIVYDINAKLHLPDVSFLKSFVVFSKYVGPRRADIVISDYTLTYQKTVVHGGLNIFPKWADRTQRAFYYTSMQKVPTLYKVDIYKGTRTKIIQSEGMLVCSDVSKDGKKLLLTMAPNYQPDIYELDLTKKTLRRLTTYPGIDVNGNYVEDGRRIVFVSDRLGNPTIFAKRIGSKAVERVVYHGKNNSACTTYKDYVVYSSRETDNAFGSNTFNLYLTSTTSDYIRRLTANGVNIFPRFAADGETILFIKMFKRQSALGVIRLQYNKSYIYPLHVGKIQSIDW, encoded by the coding sequence ATGGCAAGACTTATTTTCTTCGTACTTCTGAGCTTGACGCTATATGCACAGGATATGACGCTTGAAATCGTAAAAGATGTGGGAAACAGACCGAAAATTGTGGTTGAAGATCACTCCTCAAACATCAACTATATGCTCAGAAAAAAATTTTTAAAGCTGATCAATGCAGATTTGGAGGTGACTTCTCATTTTGATGTTCTCAAAGATGAGAGTGGTGTCCACAATGAAGGATATCTTTTAAAATATGAACTGATGTACGATGATTACGGTCATCTGTGTGCAGAGATACTTTTTGCAGATCTCGTACAAAAGGTTATTCTACTCAAAAAACGGTATAAAATTTCAGATAACGACCGCTATCCTTTCTTAGCCCACAGAATCGTGTATGACATCAATGCCAAACTCCATCTGCCAGATGTCTCTTTTTTGAAAAGTTTTGTCGTCTTTTCAAAATATGTTGGCCCAAGAAGAGCCGATATCGTCATCAGCGATTACACATTGACATATCAAAAGACGGTTGTGCACGGAGGGCTCAATATTTTTCCAAAATGGGCAGACAGAACACAAAGAGCCTTTTATTATACCTCCATGCAAAAGGTTCCGACTCTGTATAAAGTAGACATCTATAAAGGCACACGAACCAAAATCATTCAGAGCGAAGGAATGTTGGTATGTTCTGATGTGAGCAAGGATGGGAAAAAACTTTTACTCACTATGGCACCAAATTATCAGCCCGATATTTATGAGCTGGATCTTACAAAAAAAACTCTCAGACGTCTCACTACCTATCCTGGTATCGATGTAAACGGCAATTATGTTGAAGATGGCAGACGTATCGTTTTTGTCTCGGACAGGCTCGGCAATCCTACAATATTTGCTAAACGGATCGGATCTAAGGCGGTGGAGAGAGTGGTCTATCATGGGAAAAACAACAGCGCTTGTACCACATATAAAGATTATGTGGTCTATTCCAGTAGAGAAACGGACAACGCCTTTGGCAGTAACACATTCAATCTCTATCTCACTTCCACAACGAGCGATTACATACGAAGATTGACGGCAAATGGTGTCAATATCTTTCCGCGTTTTGCCGCAGATGGAGAGACGATTCTGTTTATCAAAATGTTCAAACGTCAAAGCGCGCTGGGTGTTATACGGCTTCAATATAACAAAAGTTATATTTATCCGCTTCATGTCGGTAAGATACAGTCGATCGATTGGTAA
- a CDS encoding energy transducer TonB translates to MDRFTLGLFSFTLSVAIYLLIVLGLFHFFNEENPTKISIKAQSIDVMISEPKKELKKVVAKKRVEKKRIPKKSRKSGSQSPKKRANIKNLFASLDTRSLQTKTPKQKSAEVSKFRGKGGKKAQKLLEKLQLKEFQPAHEKSIKSVEGKKDPYLEKVYKILYTYWIPSKESAGAQAKVKIIIDTKGNFDYQVLQYSNNETFNEELDEYLQTMKSEHFPKPAQKRELTVLFVAKD, encoded by the coding sequence ATGGATAGATTTACACTGGGGCTCTTCTCTTTCACTCTCTCTGTCGCCATCTATCTTCTCATTGTGTTGGGCTTGTTTCATTTTTTCAATGAAGAAAATCCAACAAAGATTTCCATAAAAGCGCAAAGTATCGATGTCATGATCAGTGAGCCAAAAAAAGAGCTTAAAAAAGTCGTTGCCAAGAAGAGAGTAGAAAAAAAGCGTATACCGAAAAAAAGCAGAAAGAGTGGCTCACAATCTCCAAAAAAAAGAGCAAACATCAAAAATCTTTTCGCTTCACTGGATACAAGATCTTTGCAAACAAAGACGCCAAAACAAAAATCGGCCGAAGTCAGTAAATTTAGGGGCAAAGGCGGTAAAAAAGCGCAAAAACTTCTGGAAAAGTTGCAACTCAAAGAGTTTCAACCCGCTCATGAAAAATCTATAAAGTCTGTTGAAGGCAAAAAAGATCCTTATCTTGAAAAGGTCTATAAGATTCTTTACACCTACTGGATACCATCCAAAGAGAGTGCGGGAGCACAGGCAAAAGTGAAAATAATCATCGACACCAAAGGCAATTTTGATTATCAGGTCTTGCAATATTCCAACAACGAAACATTCAATGAAGAACTTGATGAGTATCTGCAGACCATGAAATCCGAACATTTTCCAAAACCAGCACAAAAAAGGGAGCTGACAGTACTTTTTGTAGCCAAAGATTGA
- a CDS encoding OmpA family protein, with product MKARHILTSAVVIGFLITGCAKKVEVEAPQTQATQQQEATEVTEGSGIQTIGNDQEMIEEAKLRKMKAIEAQSKKIYFDFDKYNIRPDQQPRVEFDAKLFNSDEAKPFNIKVEGNCDEWGTDEYNYALGLKRAKSVRDALAARGVAKDRMTLISYGESNPVCTEHTKECWAKNRRVEFELIP from the coding sequence ATGAAGGCAAGACATATACTCACTTCAGCTGTCGTGATTGGCTTTTTAATCACTGGTTGTGCAAAAAAGGTTGAAGTTGAAGCTCCTCAAACACAAGCTACACAGCAGCAGGAGGCTACCGAAGTAACGGAAGGATCAGGTATTCAGACAATCGGAAACGATCAAGAGATGATAGAAGAAGCGAAGTTAAGAAAAATGAAAGCGATAGAAGCCCAAAGCAAAAAGATCTATTTCGATTTTGACAAGTACAATATCCGTCCAGATCAACAGCCAAGAGTTGAATTTGATGCGAAATTGTTCAATTCCGACGAAGCGAAACCTTTCAATATCAAGGTGGAAGGAAATTGTGACGAATGGGGAACAGATGAGTACAACTATGCTCTTGGCCTCAAACGAGCCAAAAGTGTGCGAGATGCCCTTGCTGCAAGAGGCGTTGCGAAAGATCGAATGACGCTTATCAGCTATGGAGAATCCAATCCTGTCTGTACAGAACATACGAAAGAGTGTTGGGCGAAAAATAGACGCGTTGAATTTGAACTCATTCCATAA
- a CDS encoding PAS domain-containing protein → MQTIDQQLQEYIANFFENIFEGIIFIEIGGMILYANSSAANIVGYSKKELVGKSIYDFVAANCKKTVQNNIKKNIKNPTK, encoded by the coding sequence TTGCAAACTATCGATCAGCAACTTCAAGAGTATATCGCCAATTTCTTCGAAAATATATTCGAAGGAATTATTTTCATAGAAATCGGTGGAATGATTTTATATGCCAATAGCAGTGCCGCTAATATAGTGGGATATAGTAAAAAAGAGCTTGTTGGTAAAAGTATCTATGATTTTGTTGCTGCAAATTGTAAAAAAACTGTTCAAAATAATATAAAAAAAAATATAAAAAACCCTACAAAGTAA
- the fabD gene encoding ACP S-malonyltransferase, which translates to MQHFTFLFPGQGSQKIGMGKDFVEHSPMAKELVEAASDRLQVDFQKLLFEQNDLINQTQYTQPAILLVSTIAHALFRSNCEKKPKYTLGHSLGEFSALVASGALDPIDAVELVYMRGKFMQEAAKEADGGMMVVMGLDDATVEAVCEEARLQGKRVWPANYNSDGQIVVAGIKADLNAVAPIFKEKGAKRALLLNMSVASHCPLMEPAREPLREYLEKFIRNAFEIPVIANVDAKPYSTKADAIQKLDEQLVKPVLYKQSIKSIENENDLFIELGEGCVLSGINRRVTKVPTLCVKDMKCLEETLQKLL; encoded by the coding sequence ATGCAACATTTCACTTTTTTATTTCCAGGACAAGGCAGCCAAAAAATTGGCATGGGAAAAGATTTTGTCGAACACTCTCCCATGGCGAAGGAACTTGTAGAGGCAGCGAGTGATCGCCTGCAAGTCGATTTTCAAAAGCTGCTTTTCGAACAAAACGATCTTATCAATCAGACCCAATATACGCAACCCGCTATTTTGCTTGTCAGTACCATCGCTCATGCACTCTTTCGATCCAACTGTGAAAAAAAACCGAAATATACATTAGGGCACTCTTTGGGCGAATTCAGTGCACTCGTCGCTTCAGGGGCCCTCGATCCTATCGATGCGGTGGAGCTGGTGTATATGAGAGGGAAGTTCATGCAAGAAGCCGCGAAAGAGGCAGATGGCGGCATGATGGTTGTGATGGGTTTGGATGATGCTACTGTAGAAGCGGTATGCGAAGAGGCCAGATTACAAGGCAAGAGGGTTTGGCCTGCAAATTACAATAGCGATGGCCAGATTGTTGTGGCTGGCATCAAGGCTGATTTGAATGCAGTCGCTCCGATATTTAAAGAAAAAGGTGCAAAAAGAGCACTTCTTCTCAATATGAGCGTAGCGAGTCACTGTCCGTTGATGGAGCCTGCAAGGGAGCCCTTGAGGGAATATCTTGAAAAGTTTATCCGAAACGCTTTTGAGATCCCGGTCATCGCAAATGTAGATGCAAAACCATACAGTACGAAAGCCGATGCCATTCAAAAACTTGATGAGCAGCTGGTTAAACCCGTTTTATACAAACAATCGATCAAATCGATCGAAAATGAGAACGATCTTTTCATCGAACTGGGTGAAGGATGCGTACTCAGCGGTATCAATAGAAGGGTAACAAAAGTACCTACGCTTTGTGTCAAAGATATGAAGTGCCTCGAAGAAACCCTCCAAAAACTCCTCTGA
- a CDS encoding tetratricopeptide repeat protein, translating to MRYLVLFLASILMAAEPSVFEAGNLDSDQPYGLTQSEKHILQNKKAIKRLQNSLYTVQSKVERIDERVKGLESIVEGLDENVRDLKKRLKEKSGNDEKIAQLQRELNASMNIQKENFEQIKKILKELSSLIDQINSTYVTKDELKSELSKIYALIKKQNVSKKSGAQLFKEALHSFRKKEYEKAKELFSYAIQKHYKPATSNFYIAESCYYQKNYGCAVKHYKKSASLYQKASYMPTLLLHTAISLEKLGRKKEAKKFYRNLVSLYPKSKAAKIAKKKLK from the coding sequence GTGCGATATTTAGTTCTCTTTCTTGCTTCAATACTTATGGCTGCAGAGCCATCGGTATTTGAAGCGGGCAATCTTGATTCTGATCAGCCGTACGGATTGACCCAGAGTGAGAAACATATCCTGCAAAACAAGAAAGCTATCAAAAGATTACAAAACAGTCTCTATACGGTCCAATCGAAAGTTGAGAGAATCGATGAAAGAGTCAAAGGACTGGAGAGCATCGTAGAAGGATTGGACGAAAATGTTCGCGATCTCAAAAAAAGATTGAAAGAAAAAAGCGGTAATGATGAAAAGATCGCGCAGCTTCAAAGAGAGCTCAATGCTTCGATGAATATACAAAAAGAGAATTTTGAGCAGATCAAAAAAATCCTTAAAGAGCTTTCGTCTCTCATAGATCAGATCAACTCCACATATGTGACGAAAGATGAGCTCAAATCGGAACTTTCTAAAATCTATGCATTGATCAAAAAGCAAAATGTAAGCAAAAAAAGTGGAGCGCAGCTTTTTAAAGAGGCTTTACATAGTTTTCGAAAAAAGGAGTATGAAAAAGCAAAAGAGCTATTTTCATATGCCATTCAAAAACACTATAAACCTGCGACGAGCAATTTTTATATAGCTGAGTCGTGCTATTATCAAAAAAACTATGGATGCGCTGTGAAGCACTATAAAAAGAGCGCCTCATTATATCAAAAAGCATCCTATATGCCGACCCTTTTGCTCCATACTGCCATTTCATTGGAGAAACTTGGAAGGAAGAAAGAGGCAAAGAAGTTTTATAGAAATCTTGTGAGCCTCTATCCTAAGAGCAAAGCTGCCAAGATAGCAAAGAAAAAGCTAAAATAG